TTCGGCGCGATCTCGCCGGAGGGCGCCGAGATCCTCCAGATTATCGGCCGCGTCCGCTGCAACGTGCTGATCTCCGGCGGTACCGGCTCGGGCAAGACCACGCTGCTCAACTGCCTCACCAACTACATCGAGCACGACGAGCGCGTCATCACCTGCGAGGACGCCGCCGAGCTCCAGCTCCAGCAGCCCCATGTGGTGCGGCTGGAGACCCGGCCGCCCAACATCGAGGGCGAGGGCCAGGTCACCATGCGCGAACTGGTGCGCAACTGCCTGCGTATGCGCCCCGAACGCATCATCGTCGGCGAGGTCCGCGGACCCGAGGCGTTCGACCTGCTCCAGGCCATGAACACGGGCCATGACGGCTCGATGGGCACGCTGCACGCCAACAACCCGCGCGAGGCGCTGTCGCGCTGCGAATCCATGATCACGATGGGCGGCTTTTCGCTTCCTTCGCGAACCATTCGCGAGATGATCTGCGCCTCGATCGACGTCATCATCCAGGCCGCGCGCCTCCGCGACGGCTCGCGCCGCATCACCCACATCACCGAGGTGATGGGCATGGAAGGCGACACCATCATCACCCAGGACATCTTCCTCTACGACATGGTCGGCGAGGACGCCAACGGCAAGATCATTGGCCGGCACCGCTCGACCGGCATCGGCCGTCCGAGGTTCTGGGAGCGGGCCCGCTATTATGGCGACGAGAAACGCCTTGCCGCCGCGCTCGACGCTGCGGAAGTGGCGCCGAAGACATAACCAGGTCAGCGCGCCATGAACATGCAGGTCCTCGCCCTCGCCTTCCTCGCCACCGCCGCCGTCGGCGGCATCGCCTGGGTCTTCCTCTATCCGCTGCTATCGGGGGAACGGAAGGCCGAAAGCCGCCGTGCCTCGATCGCGCGCGCCGAGGCGCCGACCGCGCGCCAGGCCGAGAAGACGCAACGTTCGCGCCGCGAGCAGGTCGAGACCACGCTCAAGGATCTCGAGGCACGGCGCCTCCAGGAAAAGAGCGCCTCGCTCAGCGTGCGCCTGTCGCAGGCGGGGCTCGACTGGACGCCGCAGAAATTCTGGATCGTGTCCGCCGTCGTGGCGGGCGTGTGCTTCGCCGCCGTTATGTTCGCCGGCGGCGGCCTGCTCGGCGCCGGCGGCTTCGCCTTTGCCGCCGGCTTCGGCCTGCCGCGCTGGGCGCTCGGCTTCCTGAAGAAGCGCCGCGAAACCAAGTTCCTGCAGGCGCTGCCCGACGCGGTCGACGTCATCGTGCGCGGCATCAAGGCGGGCCTGCCGCTGTTCGAATCGATCAAGGTCGTCGCCGCCGACTCACCGGAGCCACTGCGCAGCGAATTCCTCGCCATCATCGAGACGCAGGCGATCGGCATGCCGCTCGGCGAGGCCTGCTCGCGGCTGTACGAGCGCATGCCGCTGCCGGAAGCCAATTTCTTCGGCATCGTGGTGTCGATCCAGCAGAAATCGGGCGGCAACCTCTCCGAAGCGCTCGGCAACCTCTCCAAGGTGCTGCGCGACCGCAAGAAGATGAAGGAGAAGATCCAGGCGATGTCGATGGAAGCCAAGGCCTCCGCCGGCATCATCGGTTCGCTGCCGCCGATCGTGATGTTCCTCGTCTATCTCACGACGCCGCAATACATCTCCCTGCTTTGGACCCATCCGACCGGCCAGTTCATGCTGGTCTGCTGCGTCATCTGGATGTCGATCGGCATCATGGTGATGAAGAAGATGATCAATTTCGACTTCTGACGGTGCCCCATGGTCGAGTTCCTCATTACGAAACTGCATGACGCACGCTTCATGACCATGCTGCTGGCGGCCATCGCCGCCAGCGCCACCGTGTATACCCTGGTGATGCCGCTGTTCGCCGGCGAGGGCCTCGCCAAGCGCATGAAGGCGGTGGCGAGCGAGCGCGAGCGCATCCGGCAGCGCGAGCGCGACCGCCTCAACAAGAGCGAGAAGGTTTCGCTGCGCCAGACGCCGAAGCAGATCGTCTCCAAGGTCGTCGAGGATTTCAACCTCACCAAATGGCTCGCGCAGGAAGCCGCGCGTGACAAGCTCATCATGGCGGGCTATCGCGGCCAGGCCCCCTACATCACCTTCCTGTTCGCCCGCATGGTCGCCCCGATCGTGCTGTTCGTCGGTTCGGTGATCTACGTCTTCGTGATCGCGCACATGGAGCAAGCGATGCCGATCAAGATCGGCATCTGCATCGGCGCGGCCTATCTCGGTCTCCAGGCGCCGATGCTGTTCCTCAGGAACGCGATCTCCAAGCGCCAGCTCTCGATCAAGCGCGCTTTTCCGGACGCACTCGACCTGCTGCTGATCTGCATCGAATCCGGCATGTCGGTCGAAATGGCGTTCCGCAAGGTCGCCACCGAGATCGTCGGCCAGTCGATCGCGTTGTCGGAGGAGTTCACCCTGACCACGGCCGAGCTGTCCTATTTGCAGGATCGCAAGGCCGCTTATGAGAACCTGGCGCGGCGCACCGGCCTTGAGGGCGTCAAGTCGGTGTGTCTTGCGCTTCAGCAGGCGGAGCGCTACGGCACCCCGCTCGGCCATTCCCTGCGCGTCATGGCGCAGGAAAACCGCGACATGCGCATGAACGAGGCGGAGAAGAAAGCCGCCGCGCTGCCGCCGAAGTTGACGGTGCCGATGATCCTGTTCTTCCTGCCGGTGCTGTTCGTGGTCATTCTCGGACCGACCGGCATCAAGATCTCCGAGCTGCATTAATGCGCGATGGCATGAAGATGAATCACCATCCGCTTTAGGTTATTGTTTGAGCATGATCTTTTCGGAAAACCGCTACGCACGTTTCCGGATCATGCCCTAACGCGAATGCGGGCCGCGCACGGCCCGCATATTGGCTTCAAATTGGAAGATCTGGTTTGATCAGTCGGCCTGGCTGAGCGAAGCGACCGGCGTGCGCTTCGGTGCGCCGCGCGCTGTGTCGCTGCGGCTCAGCATGTCCTTCAGATAGGCGACGTTGGCCGCGGCCTGGTCCGGCGGCAGGTCCGCCTTCACGATGGTCTCGGCTTCGGCGAAGCGGCCCTGCAGACCGACGACCAGGCCAAGGTTCTGCCGCACCCGGCTGCTGGCGCGCGGCGAGGCATAAGCCTGCCGCAACGCCTCTTCGGCCTTGGGCAGATCCTTCGACAGCATGTAGGACAGGCCGAGATTGGAGAGCACGCCGGGATCGCCCGGCGCGATCTTCAGCGCGCTCGCATAGTAGGAGCGCGCCTCCTCGTGGCGGCCCATCTGGTCGAGCGCGGTGCCTTGCACCGAGAGCAGACGCCAGTCCGGATTGTCGGGCGAATGCGCCTTCGACAGCACGTCGAAGGCCTGCTGGAAATTACCGTTGTCGGCGAGCGCGCGGCCGTACTGGGCGAGCAGCGCCTTGTTGCCGGGATTTGCGATGGTCGCCTGCTCCAGCACGGCAGCGGCCTGGGCACGCTGACCGTTGGCGCGCAAGGCCTGGCCGTAGCCGAGCGCGGCGTCGGCGTCCTTGGGATTGGCGCGGTAGCGCTCGCCATAGACCTCGACGGCGCGCGCGGGATCCGCGGGCGGCGCGGCCTCCGCCTTCGACCCGATCGAGCCGGTGACGTCGGAGAGCTTTGACATTGCCGTGCAGCCGCCGAGGCCCGTCGCCACCATCGCGACGAGCGAGGCAGACGCGAGAAGCCGGGCAGGACTGAACCGTTGACGCATGACGCTTTGACTCTCGAGCCGATTGATCGAGCCGAACGCGTCAGCAATAGACTGTTAACCCTAACGGCCGGTTAACGTCAGCCTGGCTGCCCCTTAAGGCTGCGTCTGCCGTGACGTCTCGCCGCCGAGATCCAGATCGAGACCAAGCCGCTTCACTTGTTCGTCCAGGTCTCGCAGGGATTGAATCCTCTGCCGCGCCTCCGCGACGACATCGATGTCCGTGCACGGCATCCCCGGCAATTCGCGCTGAAGATCGTCGCGATGGACCAGGCGCCTGGCGCGGAGCTCATCGAGCTGATCGTCGTCGATGCCGAGCACGGCGGCGGATTGCGCGATCAGCCGCCGCAGCAGCAGCGTCACGGCTGCCAGCGCATCGACCTCATGCTTGCGCCCCGACCTCTCGAATTTGCTCGCAAGGTCGGCCCAGGCATGGGAGGTGACGAGATAGACGTACAGCGCGCTGGCCCACGACGCCTCGCCATCGGCGTAGAAGGCGCCGCGCATCAACAGCCGGCGGACCAGTGCTGCGACCTGATCACGCGACAACGTCCGGCATGCGCCGATCTCGATCATCGACTGAACCGCCGGGTCACGCGAAAAATCCCGCCCTGCCGGCAGCTTGATGACGCCGTCCCGGAGGTTGGAGTCGAGCGACCTGAACGCGCCGTCGTTGCGCGGACGCGAATAGCGGGCGATCGCGAAGCGATACGTCGTCTCGCCTGCATCGGACGACGGGCCGAAATGGACGATGTTGAAGCCGGCATCGTCGCCCGCCTGGCCGGTCGAGGACGGACAGGAGAGCACGTAGATCGTGCGCCAGAACGCTTCATCGCCGTCGCTCGACGTGGCGCGAGGATCGGGAATCGAATAGCGCGTCAGTCCCTCGACATGGCGGTGACCGTGCAGCACCAGATTGACGTTGAGCGAGGTCGCAGCTTCGAGGAAGGTCGCGGGCGCAGCCAGATACATCAGCGGCTCGTCGGGCAGGCCGAGAAAGCGCTTTCCTTCGCCGGTCGCCTGCGGCAGCGGATGGTGATGCAGCGCCAGCACGCGCACCAGGTTTTCCGCCGGCTCGGCATAATCGGCGCGCCCCACCGAGCCCATGCTGCCGGCGAGCTCGACGCTCAGCCGGGCCGAATCTGCGACCAGCGCGTGGTAGGCGTTCTCGTCGATATCGCCGCTCGCCAGCTTCGAGATGCTGGCGCTGTTGGAATCCAGCAGCACCAGATCGAGTCCGGCCTGGCGGTAATAGATGCTCTTCGAGGTCCGCGGCAGATGAAGATGATCGTAGACGTCATGACGACGCGCACGCTGACTCGGGCGCTTGACGTCGTGATTGCCGGCAACGGCCTGAATGTCCGTGAACAGCCCGGTCTGGCGGAACGAGGCGATGACGGCGAGCGCTTCGTCGAGCGCACGCGGCGTCGGATCGTCGACGAGATCGCCCGTGATCAGTAGGATGCGATCGGGAACGTCAGCGACGTCTGCCATCGCTTCGCGAATTGCAGCACTGAGCGCCTCGATCGTCGCCAACAGCCGGCCCGACCCGTCCAGATGCAGGTCAGAGATGTGCGCAATAACGAATGATCTATCCATTTTGCGCCGCTCATTCGCGAATGCTGCGCCGCCTAAACGATCGGAAGAATGCCTTGGACGAAGAGATCGGGACGAACAGATCAGACCGGTATCGAACCCGGCAGGGATGACCCGGGCAGATAACGCGTGCCATTGCGCGCCTACTTCCGATACGTGCAGAAACGCACGGAACAATCTAAAATATTCGTCAATAATGCCACAACCGCGGCGCTAGTAAAGCCCTGCGGCTGCGCCGTCGTGAACGGCAGTTCTCAGCACGAGATACGAGAGCTCCCCGACGAACGTTTCGTCGGTCCCGATCAATATTCGATGGCCAAGCGCTTGCGGATTTCGTCGATGCGCTTGTCGAGCGCATCGAACCGCGCGTGGACGGAGCGGTCGTGGAGATAGAAGACGTAACCGCCGGCAAGGAACGCGAAGATCCAGTGATGATGCTCGACATAGCCAAAGATCGCTTCGACGGCCTGGCCGATGAATGTGACCACGCTCCACACAAATTCCATCGCATGTCCTCCCGGCAGGCTTCGTCGTCGGCCGCTGGCGATCCCGGCACAGCTGACGTCCACTCTCCGGAACCTAGCATGGCCCCCTTGCGGCGAGTAGCGGCTCGCTGAACGGTGACAGCAAAGCCGATTGCGGCCACGGCAAAACTCTGCGAAGTCTCGTGCCTTCGCATGACCTGTCGATCTGACGATCCGGACCCGCCAATGCCTTCTGTCTTCGAGACATCGTCCACCGCCATCCCGATCACCTTCGTCACCAAGTCAAGCTGGGATGCGGTGCGCGAAAGCTTGCCGCCGGCACAACGCCAGTTCGCCACAGCCAGCGCTTATGCCGCCAAGCCCGGCGGCTATCTGGCGCTGCCGGCGCCCGACGGCGCGATCGCGCAGGTGCTGTTCGGCCTCGAGGACGAGGGCGCACGATCGCGCGACCTGTTCCGGCCGGGCGCCCTGCCCGGCCTGCTGCCGCCGGGCACCTATCGCTTCGTCAATGCGCCGCACGACGCACGGCTGGCGGCGCTCGCTTTCGCGCTGGGATGCTACCGCTTCGCGCGCTACCGCAAGGCCGATCGCCCGGACGTCCGGCTGGTGCCGCCTGACGGTGTCGATGCCGCCGAGATCACCCGCATCGCGGATGCCGCGATGTTGGCGCGCGACCTCATCAACACGCCGTCAAACGACATGGGGCCCGAGGAGCTCGCTGCGGCCGCGCAAGACCTCGCCACGGAGTTCGGTGCAAGCTTTGCCTGCACCATCGGCGAGGATCTGGAGAAGGATTTTCCGCTGATCCACGCCGTCGGCATGGCCTCCAGCCGCGCCCCGCGGCTGATCGACATCGGCTGGGGCGACCTCGATCATCCCAAGGTGACGCTCGTCGGCAAGGGCGTCTGCTTCGACACCGGCGGGCTCGATCTGAAGCCGTCGAGCGGCATGCTGATCATGAAGAAGGACATGGGCGGCGCCGCCAACGTGCTGGCGCTGGCGCGCATGGTGATGGCTGCCAAGCTGAAGGTGCGGCTGCGCGTGCTGATCCCGGCGGTGGAGAATGCGGTCGCCGGCAACGCCTTCCGCCCGCTCGACATCTTCACCTCGCGCAAAGGCATCACGGTCGAGATCGGCAACACCGACGCGGAAGGCCGGCTTGTGCTCGCCGACGCGCTGGCGCTGGCCGACGAGGAGAAGCCGGACCTGCTGATCGACCTGGGCACGCTGACCGGCGCGGCGCGCGTTGCGCTGGGACCGGATTTACCGCCCTTTTACACCAATGATGAGACGCTCGCCGCCGACGTCGCGCGGTGCGCGGTGAAGGAGAACGATCCGTTGTGGCGCATGCCGCTGTGGCCGCCCTACGATGCGTGGCTGGATTCCAAGACCGCCACCATCACCAACGCCCCATCCGGCGGCTTCGCCGGCTCGATCACCTGCGCGCTGTTCCTGCAACGCTTCGTCGAGCACGCCAAGAGCTGGCTGCATGTCGATATCTACGGCTGGACGCCGTCGGCAAAGCCCGCGCGCCCCGAGGGCGGCGAATGCCAGGCCGCACGCGCCATCTACAAAGTGCTGAGCGAGCGCTATGCATGATCCGCGATTGACGCCGGCGCGGGGTGACCTCGCCGCCAAATATCTCGAAGGCAAGGTGCAGGCGGAGCGCTTCGTCACCGGCGAGGAGTTCGAGGTGATCGATGCGGTCGCGCCGGTGCGCGAGCAGCCGTCATCGAACGCGATGCTGATGACCGAGGCGCTGCGCGGCGAGCGCGTCACGGTCTACGATCGCAACGGCGAGGGCTGGGCCTGGGGCCAGCTCAATGGCGATGGCTATGTCGGCTGGCTGCCGGATGCGGTGCTGATGCGCCCCGCAGCCGCGCCGACGCACAAAGTGAGTGCGCTCCGAACCTTCGCTTTTCCCGGTCCCTCGATCAAGCTGCCGCCCGCCGACACGCTCGTGCTGGGGTCAAAGCTCGCGATAGCGCGCGAGGACGGCAGCTTCGCCGTGACGCGCGACGGGACGTATGTGCCGAAGGCACATCTTGCAGCGCTCGATCATCGCGAGCCGGATTTCGTTGCGGTGGCCGAGCGCTTCATCGGCACGCCCTACCTCTGGGGCGGCAAGAGCAGCCTCGGCATCGATTGCTCAGGCCTCGTCCAGGTCTCGCTGACGTCTGCCGGCATCGGCTGCCCGCGCGACAGCGACATGCAGCAGACAGGCCTCGGCCGCGCGCTGGAGCCGCACGAGCGGAGCAGCTTGCTGCGCGGCGACCTGATCTTCTGGAAGGGACATGTCGCCATCGTGCGCGACGGCAGCACGATGGTTCATGCCAACGCGCATCACATGGCGACGGTGATCGAGCCAATCGCGCCGGCGCTCGCGCGGATCAAGCAGGCGGGCAGCGACGTCGTCGCGATCAAGCGACTGTAGGGCCTGTATTCATATTTCGCCGCGAGCGAAGCCGACAGCGACACTCCGGCACAGAGAACCGGAAATCTCGTGGGTTCCCCCAGGCTCCTTCTTCAGGGAACTCACGCACGATCATTCGAGCAACCCGACACTCGAAAGGCATCCCGCTCCCGGCTAACAGGCACCCCGCGCCGCAGCGACGGAACAACGTTACAATTGAGAGGTTTGCGGAACGAAACGCGCCGTCAGTCTTTCTCTGGCTTTGGGAGGTGCCCATGAGTTCTCAAGCGAGGGAAGGCGCGTGCGCATTCGCTTGGCGAAACTACTTGCTGATCCACAGCGGTATCAGCGAGAACGACAACAGGCGTTCCGCCCTCTACAGCTACATCACCAATCTTCGCGATACCGGCGAAGATGATTTCGACCTCTTGCAAATAGCCGCAGTCGCCTACTTGAAAAAGCTGGATGAATTGCACGACGACCGAGGCGCACGACTCGCGGCAGATCAAGTTTTGGCCGAGTGTTTGGAAGCACGCAGCTCACAATCCGAGAGGTGACTTCAGGCCATAACACCAGAGCAAAGGAGCGAACAGCATGGCCGACAAGACCGCTACTGAAAACCGCTTCGCGCACGACCCGCAACGACGCATCGCCGCAGCCACAGCAATCGGCATGCATGCCTTGAAGCCGATAATCCACCTTCAGGTCTCAATGCTGAGGATGTGGGCCGACAGTATCGAAAGGCTCGCGGGCAATTACGAAAAGGGCCTGGAAGAAAGAGCGAGCACGGCCGAGGAACAATCAGACAGGGAACGCGCCGCATAGATCGACGCGATCTGGTAGGCGCAGTCCGCTTTGGCTACAAGCAGGAGCGTCCCCGGGGTCCGCGCTATCGCGTGCCCCGCGGATGCGCTATCGCGCACCGCGGGATGACTGGATCAGGTCGCGACTGACCCGTTCCCCGCCGTCTCCAGCCGGAACGCCGCCGCAAACAGCGCGCGCGTGTAATCGGTCTTCGGGTTCTTGAACAGCTCGGCGGCCTGGCCTTCCTCGACCACCTTGCCGCTACGCATCACGATGAGGTGGCTGGCGAGCGAGGCGACGACACGCAAGTCGTGCGAGATGAACATGTAGGTGAGTTCGCGCCTGCGCTGAAGCTCGCGCAACAGATCGACCATCTGCGCCTGGATCAACATGTCGAGCGCGCTGGTGGGCTCGTCGAGCACGACGAAATCCGGCTCCAGCACCACCGCGCGCGCGATGCTGATGCGCTGACGCTGGCCGCCGGAGAATTCATGGGGATAGCGGTAGCGCGTCTCCGGCTTCAGTCCGACATCCTCCAGCGCCTTGACGACGCGCGCCTCGCGTTCCTCGCGCGACAGCTTTGGCTGATGCACGGAGAGGCCTTCGGCGATGATGTCTGCGACCGACATGCGCGGGCTGAGCGAGCCGAACGGATCCTGGAACACGATCTGCATGTCGCGGCGGAACGGGCGCATCTCCTTGAAGCGCAGGCCCTGGATGTCCTTGCCGAGGAAGACGATACGGCCGTTCGAGGAGATCAGCCGCAGCAGCGCAAGCCCGAGCGTGGTCTTGCCGGAGCCGGATTCGCCGACGACGCCGAGCGTCTCGCCCTTGCGCACGGCAACGCTGACGCCGTCGACCGCCTTGATGTGGCCGACCGTCTTGCGCATCAGGCCGCGCTTGATCGGAAACCAGACCTTGAGATCGTCGGCGGACATCACGACCGGCGCAGTCGGCTGCGGTGGCGCCGGGTCGGGCTTCGGCTCGGCCGCGAGCAGGTCGCGGGTATAGGGATGCTTCGGGGTCTTGAAGACCTGCTCGACCGGCCCTTGCTCGACGATCACGCCGCCCTTCATGACGCAGACGGTGTCGGCGATGCGGCGCACGATGCCGAGATCGTGGGTGATGAACAGCAGGCTCATCCCGAGCCGCGCGCGGATCTCGGCCAGC
This is a stretch of genomic DNA from Bradyrhizobium sp. CB2312. It encodes these proteins:
- a CDS encoding CpaF family protein, coding for MFGKRSGTDTDLRAPKPGAVSPEPAQAPAPAVSRAPTPPAVASPPLAPAKAPPPPAMESRRSDNYYEVKATIFGALIEAIDLAQLAKLDSESAREEIRDIVNEIIAIKNIVMSIAEQEELLDDICNDVLGYGPLEPLLSRDDIADIMVNGANTVYIEVGGKIQRTGIRFRDNQQLLNICQRIVSQVGRRVDESSPICDARLADGSRVNAIVPPLSIDGPALTIRKFKKDKLTLDQLVKFGAISPEGAEILQIIGRVRCNVLISGGTGSGKTTLLNCLTNYIEHDERVITCEDAAELQLQQPHVVRLETRPPNIEGEGQVTMRELVRNCLRMRPERIIVGEVRGPEAFDLLQAMNTGHDGSMGTLHANNPREALSRCESMITMGGFSLPSRTIREMICASIDVIIQAARLRDGSRRITHITEVMGMEGDTIITQDIFLYDMVGEDANGKIIGRHRSTGIGRPRFWERARYYGDEKRLAAALDAAEVAPKT
- a CDS encoding type II secretion system F family protein translates to MNMQVLALAFLATAAVGGIAWVFLYPLLSGERKAESRRASIARAEAPTARQAEKTQRSRREQVETTLKDLEARRLQEKSASLSVRLSQAGLDWTPQKFWIVSAVVAGVCFAAVMFAGGGLLGAGGFAFAAGFGLPRWALGFLKKRRETKFLQALPDAVDVIVRGIKAGLPLFESIKVVAADSPEPLRSEFLAIIETQAIGMPLGEACSRLYERMPLPEANFFGIVVSIQQKSGGNLSEALGNLSKVLRDRKKMKEKIQAMSMEAKASAGIIGSLPPIVMFLVYLTTPQYISLLWTHPTGQFMLVCCVIWMSIGIMVMKKMINFDF
- a CDS encoding type II secretion system F family protein, with product MVEFLITKLHDARFMTMLLAAIAASATVYTLVMPLFAGEGLAKRMKAVASERERIRQRERDRLNKSEKVSLRQTPKQIVSKVVEDFNLTKWLAQEAARDKLIMAGYRGQAPYITFLFARMVAPIVLFVGSVIYVFVIAHMEQAMPIKIGICIGAAYLGLQAPMLFLRNAISKRQLSIKRAFPDALDLLLICIESGMSVEMAFRKVATEIVGQSIALSEEFTLTTAELSYLQDRKAAYENLARRTGLEGVKSVCLALQQAERYGTPLGHSLRVMAQENRDMRMNEAEKKAAALPPKLTVPMILFFLPVLFVVILGPTGIKISELH
- a CDS encoding tetratricopeptide repeat protein, translating into MRQRFSPARLLASASLVAMVATGLGGCTAMSKLSDVTGSIGSKAEAAPPADPARAVEVYGERYRANPKDADAALGYGQALRANGQRAQAAAVLEQATIANPGNKALLAQYGRALADNGNFQQAFDVLSKAHSPDNPDWRLLSVQGTALDQMGRHEEARSYYASALKIAPGDPGVLSNLGLSYMLSKDLPKAEEALRQAYASPRASSRVRQNLGLVVGLQGRFAEAETIVKADLPPDQAAANVAYLKDMLSRSDTARGAPKRTPVASLSQAD
- a CDS encoding metallophosphoesterase, which translates into the protein MDRSFVIAHISDLHLDGSGRLLATIEALSAAIREAMADVADVPDRILLITGDLVDDPTPRALDEALAVIASFRQTGLFTDIQAVAGNHDVKRPSQRARRHDVYDHLHLPRTSKSIYYRQAGLDLVLLDSNSASISKLASGDIDENAYHALVADSARLSVELAGSMGSVGRADYAEPAENLVRVLALHHHPLPQATGEGKRFLGLPDEPLMYLAAPATFLEAATSLNVNLVLHGHRHVEGLTRYSIPDPRATSSDGDEAFWRTIYVLSCPSSTGQAGDDAGFNIVHFGPSSDAGETTYRFAIARYSRPRNDGAFRSLDSNLRDGVIKLPAGRDFSRDPAVQSMIEIGACRTLSRDQVAALVRRLLMRGAFYADGEASWASALYVYLVTSHAWADLASKFERSGRKHEVDALAAVTLLLRRLIAQSAAVLGIDDDQLDELRARRLVHRDDLQRELPGMPCTDIDVVAEARQRIQSLRDLDEQVKRLGLDLDLGGETSRQTQP
- a CDS encoding leucyl aminopeptidase family protein translates to MPSVFETSSTAIPITFVTKSSWDAVRESLPPAQRQFATASAYAAKPGGYLALPAPDGAIAQVLFGLEDEGARSRDLFRPGALPGLLPPGTYRFVNAPHDARLAALAFALGCYRFARYRKADRPDVRLVPPDGVDAAEITRIADAAMLARDLINTPSNDMGPEELAAAAQDLATEFGASFACTIGEDLEKDFPLIHAVGMASSRAPRLIDIGWGDLDHPKVTLVGKGVCFDTGGLDLKPSSGMLIMKKDMGGAANVLALARMVMAAKLKVRLRVLIPAVENAVAGNAFRPLDIFTSRKGITVEIGNTDAEGRLVLADALALADEEKPDLLIDLGTLTGAARVALGPDLPPFYTNDETLAADVARCAVKENDPLWRMPLWPPYDAWLDSKTATITNAPSGGFAGSITCALFLQRFVEHAKSWLHVDIYGWTPSAKPARPEGGECQAARAIYKVLSERYA
- a CDS encoding NlpC/P60 family protein translates to MHDPRLTPARGDLAAKYLEGKVQAERFVTGEEFEVIDAVAPVREQPSSNAMLMTEALRGERVTVYDRNGEGWAWGQLNGDGYVGWLPDAVLMRPAAAPTHKVSALRTFAFPGPSIKLPPADTLVLGSKLAIAREDGSFAVTRDGTYVPKAHLAALDHREPDFVAVAERFIGTPYLWGGKSSLGIDCSGLVQVSLTSAGIGCPRDSDMQQTGLGRALEPHERSSLLRGDLIFWKGHVAIVRDGSTMVHANAHHMATVIEPIAPALARIKQAGSDVVAIKRL
- a CDS encoding ABC transporter ATP-binding protein → MDAINQPLLSVRDLSVAFHQGGATTLAVDKVSFQIKRGECVALVGESGSGKSVSALSILKLLPYPNASHPSGSIRFKGQELIDQSEQQMREIRGSDISIIFQEPMTSLNPLHTIEAQIGEIIQLHNPTSNAEARRRTLELLTQVGIPEPETRLNSYPHQLSGGQRQRVMIAMALANEPDLLIADEPTTALDVTVQAQILALLAEIRARLGMSLLFITHDLGIVRRIADTVCVMKGGVIVEQGPVEQVFKTPKHPYTRDLLAAEPKPDPAPPQPTAPVVMSADDLKVWFPIKRGLMRKTVGHIKAVDGVSVAVRKGETLGVVGESGSGKTTLGLALLRLISSNGRIVFLGKDIQGLRFKEMRPFRRDMQIVFQDPFGSLSPRMSVADIIAEGLSVHQPKLSREEREARVVKALEDVGLKPETRYRYPHEFSGGQRQRISIARAVVLEPDFVVLDEPTSALDMLIQAQMVDLLRELQRRRELTYMFISHDLRVVASLASHLIVMRSGKVVEEGQAAELFKNPKTDYTRALFAAAFRLETAGNGSVAT